In a single window of the Branchiostoma floridae strain S238N-H82 chromosome 2, Bfl_VNyyK, whole genome shotgun sequence genome:
- the LOC118410145 gene encoding tubulointerstitial nephritis antigen-like produces the protein MRTMSLLGLCVLLLATFVHVESQQQPNLVFREPPRAVTDTYCSLLNCCRGRSDSCSLPYFDTICYCDEFCNRTSASDCCPDYRSVCLGLPPPNEPTPLPQPPETDGCFHDGTYHPGGATVRINCNQCVCQPNQAGSYEFRCQENPCLLRPTMLEAINQGDYGWQAEAYPFLYGLTLDQGLHYKLGTDPVPESVHAMRGIQVSIRENLPEFFDARQRWPGLIQDVRDQGNCGASWAFSTTAVLADRLAIQSRGTMTVTLSPQNLLSCNTNRQRGCQGGRLDRAWWFLRKKGVTTDACYPYASGTSAQAGQCAVPRSNGRPYPCPSNNGETTSKYQSSPAYKISNREEDIMKEIMTNGPVQATMEVKPDLFSYRSGVYRHTELAQGEPPEYRRRGWHSVRIIGWGVEMSDPYQAPIKYWTVANSWGTQWGEEGYFRIVRGENECQIESFVLGVWGKVNPMVINNRVQRRRRRRSLK, from the exons ATGAGGACTATGAGCCTGCTCGGACTTTGTGTCCTTTTACTGGCCACCTTTGTGCACGTGGAAAGCCAGCAACAACCCAACCTGGTGTTTCGGGAACCTCCGAGAGCGGTCACGGACACTTATTGCTCGCTACTAAACTGTTGTAGAGGTAGATCGGACTCTTGTTCTCTTCCCTACTTCGACACGATCTGCTACTGTGATGAGTTCTGCAACCGCACGTCCGCGTCGGACTGTTGCCCGGACTACCGGTCGGTGTGCCTGGGCCTCCCCCCGCCGAACGAGCCGACCCCGCTGCCCCAGCCTCCCGAGACAG ATGGCTGCTTCCATGATGGGACGTACCATCCAGGCGGGGCCACTGTCAGGATTAACTGCAACCAATG TGTGTGCCAGCCCAACCAGGCCGGGTCGTACGAGTTCCGCTGTCAGGAGAACCCCTGTCTGCTCAGGCCCACCATGTTAGAGGCCATCAACCAGGGAGACTACGG GTGGCAGGCGGAGGCCTATCCGTTCCTGTACGGCCTGACCCTTGACCAAGGCCTACATTACAAACTGGGCACGGACCCCGTACCGGAAAGCGTTCACGCCATGAGGGGCATCCAG GTCAGTATCAGAGAGAACCTCCCGGAGTTTTTTGACGCCCGGCAGCGGTGGCCTGGTCTCATCCAGGACGTGCGGGACCAGGGGAACTGCGGGGCATCATGGGCTTTTTCCACCACAG CCGTGCTAGCTGACCGCCTGGCCATCCAGTCCCGCGGCACGATGACCGTGACCCTGTCCCCACAGAACCTGCTGTCCTGCAACACCAACAGGCAGCGGGGCTGTCAGGGCGGCAGGCTGGATAGGGCCTGGTGGTTCCTCAGGAAAAAGGG GGTGACCACCGATGCCTGTTACCCTTATGCAAGCGGAACCTCCGCCCAGGCCGGCCAGTGCGCCGTGCCCAGGTCTAACGGGAGACCCTACCCCTGCCCCAGTAACAACGGGGAAACAACGTCAAAGTACCAGTCTTCACCAGCATACAAAATCTCAAACAGG GAAGAAGATATCATGAAAGAAATAATGACAAATGGtcctgtccaag CCACGATGGAGGTGAAGCCGGACCTGTTCTCGTACCGATCAGGGGTGTACAGACACACGGAGCTGGCGCAGGGCGAGCCGCCCGAGTACCGGCGGAGGGGCTGGCACTCCGTCAGGATCATAGG GTGGGGTGTGGAGATGTCAGATCCATATCAGGCACCGATCAAGTACTGG ACGGTGGCAAATTCATGGGGCACACAATGGGGAGAGGAAG GTTACTTCCGGATCGTCCGTGGTGAGAACGAGTGTCAAATAGAGTCCTTCGTGCTCGGCGTGTGGGGTAAAGTCAACCCGATGGTGATCAACAACAGGGtacagaggaggaggagaaggaggagttTAAAATGA
- the LOC118410251 gene encoding ethylmalonyl-CoA decarboxylase-like: MFTGMAMSCYSAIKRILVPRLTRKLSGCHLHTCASTCAAAPPDDVTHSWLTTVGGGTVDLTKDESSGLAVLTLNNPERLNAVTGNMMLQLANIVNDLKDWRNGKALIVHGKGHTFCPGADLNMVRNMLDSKQGQEMCAFMHKTLTELHRLPLISVAAIDGHAIGGGSELCTATDFRVMTERANIRFIHALMGVVPGWGGGTRLTRLVGRTRALDLLSSGRPIGPEEALEIGLANWIIPTGHDVVEATAEWLQKYTKGKTEVVRALKNVVVAGSELPVEEALEREAEQFVDVWGGPAHEEAILKSMKHKK, translated from the exons ATGTTTACAGGAATGGCAATGTCTTGTTATTCTGCCATTAAG AGAATATTGGTGCCCAGACTGACCAGGAAATTGAGTGGATGCCATCTGCACACCTGTGCTTCCACCTGTGCTGCCGCTCCACCTGATGATGTCACACACTCATGGCTGACCACTGTCGGAGGGGGCACAGTAGACCTGACTAAAGATGAGTCATCAGGGCTGGCCGTCCTGACTCTCAACAATCCTGAACGTCTCAATGCTGTCACAG gtAACATGATGCTTCAACTTGCTAACAtcgtcaacgacctcaaggacTGGAGGAATGGAAAAGCGTTGATCGTCCACGGGAAGGGACATACATTCTGCCCCGGCGCCGACCTAAACATGGTGCGCAACATGCTCGACAGCAAGCAGGGCCAAGAGATGTGTGCCTTCATGCACAAAACACTGACCGAGCTACACAGACTTCCTCTGATAAGCGTTGCAGCCATAGACGGACATGCGATAGGAGGGGGTTCAGAGCTTTGCACAGCCACCGACTTTAGGGTTATGACTGAGCGGGCTAATATAAGATTTATACATGCTCTTATGGGGGTTGTTCCTGGATGGGGGGGTGGCACTAGGCTGACTAGGCTCGTCGGCCGAACCAGGGCGTTAGACCTACTGTCGTCGGGAAGGCCTATCGGTCCAGAAGAAGCACTAGAGATAGGACTCGCCAACTGGATTATTCCAACAGGACATGATGTAGTAGAGGCAACAGCGGAGTGGTTACAGAAGTACACGAAAGGGAAGACAGAAGTGGTGAGGGCGTTGAAGAACGTGGTGGTGGCTGGGAGTGAACTGCCCGTGGAAGAAGCTCTGGAAAGGGAAGCGGAACAGTTTGTGGATGTCTGGGGGGGTCCCGCACATGAGGAGGCCATATTGAAAAGTATGAAACACAAGAAGTAA
- the LOC118410252 gene encoding replication protein A 32 kDa subunit-like, which translates to MWTQGGGGFGDGGFGNQGGGYLNSPGPNQGGFDSPAASSQDRKTSRRAQNLLPCTISHLLQAQQMEDSFRLGDTDINQVTVVGVVRNAQRAPTNILYKIDDMTGPPMDVRQWLDNDDNIAEEEQDQLFPVNSYIRATGHLRAFQGKKSLVAFKIAPVTDFNELTMHILEVVQAHMMLEKGSQSTGGMSAGMGGGGQRPNMGGGRPMGQQGGVNDLGLNNVQNQVLTMIQSSQDESGVNVAVIEQRLRGISRDAVRNAVEFLSNEGHIYSTIDENHYKSTDSY; encoded by the exons ATGTGGACACAAGGAGGTG GTGGTTTTGGAGATGGAGGATTTGGTAACCAGGGAGGCGGTTACCTGAACTCCCCTGGACCCAACCAAGGCGGCTTCGATTCCCCCGCAGCATCCTCGCAGGACAGAAAGACCTCG AGGAGAGCCCAGAACCTGTTGCCATGCACCATCTCACACCTTCTACAAGCTCAGCAGATGGAGGATTCCTTCAGACTGGGGGACACTGATATCAATCAG GTGACCGTTGTTGGGGTTGTCCGTAATGCCCAAAGGGCTCCCACCAACATCCTGTACAAGATTGACGACATGACGGGGCCTCCTATGGACGTCAGACAGTGGTTGGACAACGAT gATAACATTGCAGAAGAGGAGCAGGACCAACTCTTCCCGGTCAACAGTTACATCCGAGCCACAGGTCACCTGAGGGCCTTCCAGGGCAAGAAGAGCCTGGTGGCCTTCAAGATCGCGCCCGTCACCGACTTTAACGAACTCACCATGCACATCCTGGAGGTCGTGCAGGCACACATGATGTTAGAAAAGGGATCG CAGTCCACTGGCGGGATGTCCGCTGGGATGGGAGGGGGAGGACAGAGACCAAACATGGGTGGTGGGAGACCCATGGGTCAGCAGGGTGGAGTCAACGACCTGGGCCTCAACAATGTGCAGAACCAG GTTCTGACAATGATCCAGAGCAGCCAGGATGAGTCGGGAGTCAACGTGGCCGTGATTGAACAGCGCCTGCGGGGCATCTCCAGGGATGCAGTCAG GAACGCCGTTGAGTTCCTGAGTAACGAGGGTCACATATACTCCACCATCGATGAGAACCACTACAAGTCAACAGACAGCTACTAA